One window of Novipirellula aureliae genomic DNA carries:
- a CDS encoding arylsulfatase → MKFGLFTLLVSVCITFTAQAEPTPNVILIFADDLGIGMLGCYGQQIVKTPHIDSLAAEGMRFTNYYGGVYCAPSRWSLLTGVHDGRIGGWKQTRPGLPIYRDAGNITEDQYQVAFAKLKASANPIADNEVFLGQIAQQAGYTTAQFGKLDRGFLTWNERVQRFGWDFHEGYYDHQRCHGFYPPYLWRNGVRFDLPGNTDPRCGKTIEGSDDVVGAHGRTYSQNVFIEGILKFIREHKDEPFFLYHPTQLPHGPVAIPEIHPDFVDHPTLTTPEKVYASMVKMLDDHVGLIMAELKTLGLDENTIVFFCSDNGHELYYGPKPSYKNQVLADGEPANLTDRKWRTSECGDVFDGAGGRAGLKRSGYQGGMQCPMIVRWPNQIAAGQETDLLAAHYDFMATLADVLNVEPPAGKDGISYLPTLRSQEQSQTHDYVIINNQFNQMGRTAIIARDGWKLIELDRKQDRFQLYNIADDNEERHELSAEYPEKVSQLKASLLSEIDSPRPDLGVQ, encoded by the coding sequence ATGAAATTTGGCTTATTCACTCTACTGGTGTCTGTTTGCATCACGTTCACGGCTCAAGCGGAACCGACCCCCAACGTTATCCTGATCTTTGCAGACGATCTCGGGATCGGCATGCTGGGCTGTTATGGCCAGCAGATTGTTAAAACTCCGCACATTGACTCGTTGGCGGCCGAAGGGATGCGGTTTACGAATTACTATGGCGGCGTTTACTGCGCACCGTCACGCTGGAGTCTGTTAACGGGAGTCCACGATGGTCGAATCGGTGGCTGGAAACAAACTCGCCCTGGATTGCCGATTTATCGTGACGCTGGAAATATCACCGAGGACCAATACCAAGTCGCATTTGCGAAGCTGAAGGCATCGGCGAATCCGATCGCGGATAACGAAGTTTTTCTGGGCCAAATTGCTCAGCAAGCGGGCTACACAACGGCTCAGTTCGGCAAACTCGATCGTGGCTTCCTTACTTGGAACGAGCGGGTTCAACGCTTTGGCTGGGATTTCCACGAGGGTTACTATGACCATCAACGATGCCACGGTTTTTATCCTCCTTACCTATGGCGAAATGGAGTCCGCTTCGACTTGCCTGGGAACACGGATCCTCGCTGTGGAAAAACGATCGAGGGTAGCGACGATGTCGTGGGTGCCCATGGCAGAACCTATTCACAGAATGTCTTCATTGAGGGGATTCTGAAGTTTATCCGGGAACACAAAGACGAACCCTTCTTCCTGTATCACCCGACGCAGTTGCCACATGGTCCGGTCGCCATCCCCGAGATTCATCCCGACTTCGTGGACCACCCAACATTGACAACTCCTGAAAAGGTTTACGCTTCGATGGTGAAAATGCTCGATGACCACGTCGGCTTGATCATGGCGGAATTAAAGACGTTGGGACTGGACGAAAACACAATTGTCTTTTTCTGTTCGGACAACGGTCACGAACTGTATTATGGCCCCAAACCCAGCTACAAGAACCAGGTTCTAGCTGATGGGGAACCAGCGAATCTAACCGACCGCAAATGGCGCACATCCGAATGCGGTGACGTTTTTGACGGTGCGGGCGGACGGGCTGGACTCAAACGAAGTGGATACCAAGGCGGAATGCAATGCCCGATGATCGTTCGTTGGCCAAACCAAATCGCAGCCGGCCAGGAAACGGACCTGCTTGCCGCTCACTACGACTTCATGGCAACGCTCGCCGACGTTTTGAACGTCGAGCCCCCGGCTGGGAAAGACGGCATTTCTTACTTGCCAACGCTACGATCGCAAGAACAATCGCAGACTCACGATTATGTGATTATCAATAATCAGTTCAACCAAATGGGTCGTACGGCGATCATCGCCCGTGACGGATGGAAGTTGATCGAGTTGGATCGCAAACAAGATCGCTTTCAACTCTACAACATCGCTGACGACAACGAGGAAAGGCACGAGTTGTCAGCCGAGTACCCGGAAAAGGTTTCGCAGTTAAAGGCCTCGCTGCTAAGCGAAATCGATTCGCCCCGTCCCGATTTAGGCGTTCAATAA
- a CDS encoding glycosyl hydrolase family 95 catalytic domain-containing protein, with protein MNYYLHFLVEESDGYLHLPKTFSPEYRFAEDCSYDLDLLRWGAGRLLELAAEQGIKEPSEPLIPVWQNLKAKLVATHVNETGRMIGRDVSLTGSHRHWSHLLAIYPLRTLTPERREDRELIEWSLNHWHGFGRPMAGYSVTGGACMAALLGDGERAFDFLSRLKSYLHPNTLYSEASVLPVIETPLHGATAIQEMLLQSWGERIRVFPAVPRVWRDVQFDRLRCEGAFLVSARREHAVTTWVDVAAEVGGSVQVQPRLIDPQWSASRDGNQDGLLGDRVEMP; from the coding sequence GTGAATTACTACTTGCATTTCTTGGTCGAAGAATCCGACGGCTATTTGCATTTGCCGAAAACGTTTAGCCCCGAATACAGGTTTGCGGAAGATTGCTCGTATGACTTGGACTTGCTCCGCTGGGGGGCGGGCAGGTTGTTGGAATTGGCGGCGGAACAGGGGATCAAGGAACCATCCGAACCGCTAATCCCCGTGTGGCAAAACTTGAAGGCCAAGCTTGTTGCGACGCATGTCAATGAAACGGGGCGGATGATTGGTCGCGATGTATCGTTGACGGGCAGCCATCGCCATTGGTCTCACTTGCTAGCCATTTATCCGCTGCGTACGTTAACACCCGAGCGGCGAGAGGATCGCGAACTCATCGAATGGAGCCTCAATCATTGGCACGGTTTCGGTCGACCGATGGCCGGTTATTCGGTAACCGGAGGGGCCTGCATGGCGGCACTGCTAGGTGACGGCGAGCGGGCGTTTGATTTTCTCAGTCGACTGAAATCCTATCTGCATCCCAACACGTTGTATTCGGAAGCGAGTGTATTACCAGTGATCGAAACTCCGCTACATGGTGCAACGGCGATCCAGGAAATGTTGTTGCAAAGTTGGGGCGAGCGAATTCGCGTTTTCCCCGCCGTCCCGCGAGTGTGGCGCGATGTTCAATTCGATCGGCTTCGCTGCGAAGGCGCATTCTTGGTGAGTGCTCGGCGCGAACACGCAGTGACAACTTGGGTGGATGTAGCCGCAGAGGTCGGCGGCAGCGTGCAGGTGCAGCCCCGTCTGATCGATCCGCAGTGGTCCGCATCTCGCGATGGAAATCAGGACGGACTCCTTGGTGATCGAGTCGAAATGCCATAA
- a CDS encoding alpha-L-fucosidase — translation MKSNPTRLLLLVALTAIGLLNPCQTFAQESMEKLWGDRVVKLRADNAERGQLFDEGNYAMFIHWGLYSMLGNEVDGKTYYGIGEWIMNSNMANIPVEEYKKLAGKFNPVNFDAKKIASIAKDAGMKYIIITAKHHDGFAMYDSDACDFNIVDATPWGKDPMKELAEACREAGLGFGFYYSHSKDWTFPGGGSGPRRDAEGNPATFDDYFKKKCLPQVNEITTQYGPIELVWFDTPGRIPKEYVEQLVELVHKNQPHALVSGRAGHGLGDYQTLGDMEVPRRNIDGMWESVDTTNDSWAYAWYDENWKSPREILGRLLACVGRGGTYMLNIGPKGDGAVPARAETTLKKAGQWIGRYPQVVYGTDGSPWQHKFPWGDVTRKGNTLFLCVFDWPNNGKLYLPNLKTEIASARLLEHKESTALTWTKEGDTVVIDVPPGQPEPLVSVIQLELKSEPNVDPVWAMDPELPTIISAEFATVDELKQSQKRWMEKFGEWKSIVQVHGFDKGGKASWDVEVLEPGDYAVALNYSGNGRLVWSVEVEGGQKIQNQQNSSAIYHTSPIGWLSFPKAGRYKVSVECLEGDVASASLKSIQFERM, via the coding sequence ATGAAATCCAATCCAACTCGCTTGCTGCTCTTGGTTGCTTTAACCGCAATCGGGCTTCTCAATCCCTGTCAAACTTTTGCCCAAGAGTCGATGGAAAAACTTTGGGGAGATCGTGTTGTCAAGCTACGTGCGGACAATGCCGAGCGGGGGCAGTTATTTGACGAAGGCAACTATGCGATGTTTATCCATTGGGGGCTGTACTCGATGTTGGGCAACGAGGTCGATGGGAAGACCTATTACGGCATCGGCGAATGGATCATGAACAGTAACATGGCCAACATTCCTGTTGAAGAGTACAAGAAATTGGCGGGAAAGTTCAATCCGGTCAACTTCGACGCAAAGAAGATCGCATCGATTGCGAAGGATGCAGGGATGAAGTACATCATCATCACGGCGAAGCATCACGATGGGTTTGCGATGTACGACTCCGATGCCTGCGACTTTAATATCGTCGATGCCACACCGTGGGGGAAAGACCCGATGAAGGAGCTGGCGGAGGCTTGTCGCGAAGCGGGGCTTGGTTTTGGTTTCTATTACTCGCATAGCAAAGATTGGACATTTCCGGGCGGTGGCAGCGGACCTCGCCGCGACGCGGAAGGTAACCCGGCGACGTTCGATGATTATTTCAAGAAGAAGTGCTTGCCACAGGTCAACGAGATCACCACTCAGTACGGTCCAATTGAATTGGTTTGGTTCGACACTCCAGGCCGAATTCCCAAGGAATACGTCGAGCAGCTCGTCGAGCTGGTTCATAAAAACCAGCCGCACGCCTTGGTGTCGGGACGTGCCGGGCATGGGCTGGGCGATTACCAAACGCTCGGCGACATGGAGGTGCCGCGGCGGAACATCGACGGCATGTGGGAAAGTGTAGACACGACCAATGATTCCTGGGCTTATGCGTGGTACGACGAAAATTGGAAGTCGCCGAGAGAGATTCTCGGACGTTTGCTTGCTTGTGTTGGCCGGGGTGGGACGTACATGTTGAACATCGGCCCGAAGGGTGACGGTGCGGTTCCCGCTCGGGCCGAGACAACGCTCAAGAAAGCGGGCCAGTGGATCGGGCGTTATCCCCAGGTGGTCTACGGTACCGACGGCTCACCTTGGCAACATAAATTCCCTTGGGGGGATGTGACGCGAAAAGGCAACACCCTGTTCTTGTGTGTGTTTGATTGGCCAAATAATGGCAAGTTGTACCTTCCGAATCTGAAGACAGAGATTGCCTCGGCCAGACTATTGGAGCACAAGGAGTCAACTGCGTTAACTTGGACGAAAGAGGGCGACACGGTCGTGATCGATGTGCCGCCCGGGCAACCCGAACCACTCGTTTCGGTGATTCAACTCGAACTAAAATCCGAGCCAAACGTTGACCCGGTTTGGGCGATGGATCCAGAATTGCCAACGATCATCTCTGCCGAATTTGCGACCGTTGATGAGCTGAAGCAGTCGCAAAAACGATGGATGGAAAAGTTTGGCGAGTGGAAGTCCATTGTCCAAGTCCACGGGTTTGACAAGGGTGGCAAAGCATCATGGGACGTCGAAGTTCTTGAGCCGGGTGACTACGCGGTTGCGTTGAACTATAGCGGTAACGGTCGACTGGTTTGGAGCGTTGAAGTCGAAGGGGGTCAGAAGATCCAGAATCAGCAGAACTCTTCGGCGATCTACCATACGTCTCCGATCGGCTGGTTGAGTTTTCCCAAAGCGGGGCGTTACAAGGTTTCGGTGGAGTGCCTTGAAGGCGATGTTGCGTCGGCGAGTTTAAAATCGATCCAGTTCGAACGGATGTAG
- a CDS encoding sigma-70 family RNA polymerase sigma factor produces the protein MSKTNPSHRDRVHALFVQHSPRIRGFILSLSPNIGRADDLLQETFLTVSAKSDDYLSGSNFVAWACAIARYKVLEEYKRSGKSPNLLSPEVIEAVCAANPTSADENVNSVMLALKTCLSALSPHARQAIELRYTRAHTATEIATILGWSTDSVYVILSRARGSLQKCINARLERGA, from the coding sequence GTGAGTAAAACCAATCCTTCTCATCGCGACCGCGTCCATGCATTGTTCGTGCAGCATTCACCGCGAATTCGCGGTTTTATCCTGAGTCTTTCGCCAAACATTGGCCGGGCGGACGATTTGCTTCAAGAGACCTTTTTGACGGTTTCGGCAAAGTCCGATGATTACCTCAGCGGATCGAATTTCGTCGCCTGGGCTTGTGCGATTGCTCGTTACAAGGTGCTCGAGGAGTACAAACGTTCGGGGAAGTCTCCGAATTTACTTTCGCCTGAGGTGATTGAGGCGGTTTGTGCTGCTAACCCGACGTCAGCTGATGAAAACGTTAATTCCGTCATGTTAGCTTTAAAAACTTGCTTGTCAGCGTTATCGCCTCACGCCAGGCAAGCGATTGAACTGCGTTACACTCGCGCTCACACGGCGACCGAAATCGCGACGATCTTAGGTTGGTCAACCGATTCGGTCTACGTCATTCTGTCGAGAGCCAGAGGCTCGCTGCAGAAATGTATCAACGCCCGTCTTGAAAGGGGGGCATAA
- a CDS encoding LamG-like jellyroll fold domain-containing protein, giving the protein MDTQRLEQLLDLYFDEGLSPETKAELEELLLGFPQARALFWERASLNAVLRQQGQEAWGQRDGEKELVADRVRFSNPTPTSWLNRQWLTRQKWMSSVIAASLLVAVVGLWRYAFTEVDAPDSFVAQQTGNEGAIADTWVAILRKAVAVDWSDSAEAPVVGEPMASRRIQFESGLVEIQTNRGALIAVEGPADIEIVSDMEMICRNGKMRVDVPPPAHGFLVRTSNVNVVDRGTSFAMNVGEDRDAQVHVIDGLVELVSPTNAVPMRELRKGESIGVAMEGTYQDISPTEEMFPSHEKVLSKIEAAGIRQLRSWTRRRNKIIRDPSCVVYFDFEGSQQNDTVLPNLAEKSGAATDVALDGTIVGCAWTEGRWSGKQALEFKNVFDRVLFSVPGSHRSLTCIASVRLDAMDSPLSALLMSGDDNLGIQWQIARDEQDPTLGRLRLAHRDSSHANSMVDFRTRPIFRPQNLGTWIQLAFVWDGENQTFSQFRDGKLVSVERLKSHEVLLKDGQLELGNWTSNGQRAQSLVRNFNGRMDEFMMFDRALRPDAIQSYQNMEDVLWSNDAGDNAWNNSENWTERIEPLRGDSVRINLEGADRAVFSEGDSRILRSIYVGSSVGEIGELEITGGSLKAVVNPDRHTRAGVKGGEGLITQSGGYVKLNALQIGLDPGSCGVYRLLDGNLSLTRRVNALRGNEPIGSLDIGPKRGIGTFIIRGGALKTRSGVSLGREGGVGTFSVEGAAAEFIHIGSQADLDGFWRQHSRSTLKVMIDDQGVTPLSILRARDDGENDGIGGDVTFEADALLHVGFVGAAQTGSWDIMNWHGTLTDLGLRFADEVDQAVWRFEFVDTDASGGPDTLRVSASDPNVP; this is encoded by the coding sequence ATGGATACTCAACGACTCGAACAACTACTTGATCTTTATTTCGATGAGGGGCTAAGTCCTGAAACCAAGGCAGAGTTAGAGGAATTGCTACTCGGTTTTCCTCAAGCCCGGGCTCTGTTTTGGGAGCGTGCGAGTTTGAACGCGGTGCTTCGGCAACAGGGGCAAGAGGCTTGGGGTCAGCGGGACGGCGAGAAAGAATTGGTTGCCGACAGGGTGCGTTTCTCCAATCCAACGCCGACCTCATGGCTGAATCGACAATGGCTGACTCGTCAGAAATGGATGAGTTCGGTCATCGCCGCCTCGCTGCTGGTGGCTGTTGTCGGGCTTTGGCGATATGCCTTCACCGAAGTCGATGCTCCGGATAGTTTCGTAGCTCAACAAACTGGGAACGAAGGAGCGATAGCGGACACTTGGGTCGCCATCCTGCGAAAAGCTGTCGCCGTCGATTGGTCCGATTCTGCGGAAGCACCAGTCGTGGGCGAACCGATGGCCTCGCGACGCATTCAGTTTGAGAGCGGATTGGTCGAGATTCAGACCAATCGAGGTGCGTTGATTGCCGTCGAAGGGCCTGCGGATATTGAGATCGTTAGCGATATGGAAATGATCTGTCGAAACGGAAAAATGAGAGTGGATGTTCCCCCGCCAGCTCATGGTTTTTTAGTACGGACCTCAAACGTCAATGTCGTCGATCGCGGAACATCCTTTGCAATGAATGTCGGCGAGGACCGTGACGCCCAAGTCCATGTGATCGATGGATTGGTTGAGCTTGTGTCGCCGACCAACGCGGTTCCCATGCGTGAATTGCGAAAGGGCGAATCGATCGGCGTTGCGATGGAAGGAACGTATCAAGACATCTCGCCAACCGAAGAGATGTTCCCATCACATGAAAAGGTTCTCTCCAAAATCGAGGCTGCGGGAATCCGGCAGTTAAGGTCTTGGACACGAAGGCGTAATAAGATTATTCGCGATCCAAGTTGTGTGGTGTACTTTGACTTCGAGGGCTCTCAACAAAATGATACCGTGCTGCCGAATCTAGCAGAAAAGTCGGGGGCGGCCACGGATGTCGCTTTGGATGGAACGATTGTTGGTTGCGCTTGGACGGAGGGCCGATGGTCTGGAAAACAGGCGTTGGAGTTTAAGAACGTTTTTGATCGAGTGCTGTTTTCTGTCCCAGGTAGCCATCGATCACTTACCTGTATTGCCTCGGTCCGTTTGGATGCGATGGACAGCCCATTGAGTGCGTTGTTGATGTCTGGTGATGACAACTTAGGAATCCAGTGGCAGATTGCCCGTGACGAACAGGATCCGACGCTTGGCCGATTGCGCTTAGCTCATCGCGATAGCTCACACGCGAACTCCATGGTGGACTTTAGGACCCGCCCGATCTTTCGGCCGCAAAACCTCGGCACCTGGATTCAACTTGCCTTCGTCTGGGATGGAGAGAACCAAACCTTCAGCCAATTCCGGGATGGCAAACTTGTCTCGGTCGAACGTTTGAAGTCGCATGAGGTGTTGTTGAAAGACGGGCAATTGGAACTCGGGAACTGGACGTCCAATGGCCAGCGAGCTCAGTCCTTGGTGCGTAATTTTAACGGTCGCATGGACGAGTTCATGATGTTCGACCGCGCGCTTCGCCCCGACGCCATTCAGTCATACCAGAATATGGAGGACGTATTGTGGAGCAACGACGCGGGTGACAATGCTTGGAATAATTCGGAGAATTGGACCGAGCGAATTGAGCCATTGCGCGGAGACTCGGTCCGGATCAACTTGGAGGGAGCCGACAGGGCTGTCTTTAGCGAAGGCGATTCCCGGATACTACGGTCGATCTACGTAGGATCGAGTGTTGGTGAAATTGGCGAACTGGAGATCACAGGCGGATCATTGAAAGCCGTCGTCAATCCAGATCGTCATACGCGTGCTGGAGTGAAAGGCGGCGAAGGGTTGATTACCCAAAGTGGTGGGTATGTCAAACTGAATGCTCTGCAAATTGGGCTGGATCCGGGATCGTGTGGGGTCTATCGACTTCTCGATGGCAATCTCTCGCTTACCCGTAGGGTGAACGCCCTACGGGGCAATGAACCAATCGGTAGCTTGGACATCGGGCCCAAGCGGGGAATCGGGACTTTCATCATTCGCGGTGGAGCGTTGAAAACTCGTTCGGGAGTGTCGTTGGGACGCGAAGGGGGGGTCGGAACGTTCTCCGTAGAAGGTGCGGCAGCAGAGTTTATTCACATTGGCAGCCAGGCGGATTTAGATGGATTTTGGAGACAGCATTCACGTAGCACATTGAAAGTCATGATCGACGATCAAGGGGTCACCCCTCTTTCGATTCTGCGTGCTAGGGATGATGGCGAGAACGATGGAATCGGTGGCGATGTGACTTTCGAAGCGGACGCTTTATTGCATGTGGGTTTCGTCGGTGCCGCTCAAACGGGTTCGTGGGATATCATGAATTGGCATGGGACGTTAACGGATTTAGGATTGAGATTCGCAGATGAGGTCGATCAAGCTGTGTGGCGTTTTGAGTTTGTCGATACCGACGCTTCGGGCGGTCCCGATACCTTGCGTGTCAGCGCTAGCGACCCAAACGTGCCGTAA